GAACGGACTATCTATACTGTTATCCGTTCACCACACAAATTTAAGAAGTCACGGGAGCAGTTCGAAATGCGCACACACAAGCGTTTAATCGATATTGTTGACCCAACACCTAAGACCGTTGATTCATTAATGAAGCTCGATCTTCCTAGTGGTGTTGATAT
The genomic region above belongs to Limosilactobacillus reuteri and contains:
- the rpsJ gene encoding 30S ribosomal protein S10; its protein translation is MAKQKIRIRLKAYEHRILDQSADKIVETAKRTGAQISGPIPLPTERTIYTVIRSPHKFKKSREQFEMRTHKRLIDIVDPTPKTVDSLMKLDLPSGVDIEIKL